The nucleotide window AGTCCCTTCACCACGTCATTGAGGGTGACGGGTTAGCGGAGATAGTCTACGTAAACCCAAATAATGTACCTGCAAACGAGGTAAAGCCGGTAATCGCAGCAGGTTCAGACACTACCGTTGAAATGCACTACGCAAGTCAAAACCAAGCGTCTGTCTTCCCTCAGATAGTGGACTATTCGACGTGGGGATGGGTCTTCGCTATGAAGAACTTAAGGATCGTTAACCTAACCCCGCAGAGGTGGTTTATGATTACCGGTTTCCCCTACCACATGCATTCGACAATGTTCTATTTCGATACTGTGGAATTTTTCACTGGGGTCTGGTTAAACCAGACCGCTATGGTGGTACTCTACAACTGTTATGTTAATAATGCAGAGATCTTATTTGATACTCAGTCCAGAGAACTAATGGCAATAGGTTGCAGGTTTGACAGAAACGCTGTGTTGGCCATGTCGCCAAGGGGTTGGACTGTAGTAGGGTGCGTTTTTGTCGGGACTAATGTGACGGTCTTAAACCCCGGAACAGACGGAAATGACGGTAGCGTCATCGGGTGCATATTCGACGGTACTACGATCGTGACCCAAGGTGCTACGAGGTTAAGGATTGTAGGCTCGACTTTCGAAAACCTCACAGTACCGAGCCAGGGGAGCATAATCCTCACCCTCGCTACTAGCTACCTAATAGTAGGGTGTAGCTTTAACAACTATAATGTGACTATGCAATACTTGAAACTAGGTAATAGTATCACTGTAGCGTTTAATACTTTCAACTCATCAGACTTAGTAATGCTGGTAGAAGACGGCCAGAACATCAACGTAATAAACATAATAGGTAATATGTTTAATAACAGCCCGATTTTCATTTCGGGAAGTAGCACTTCAGGCAAAGTGGAACTGACAGGGAAGGTCGACGTCATTTACGTATCATTTAACACGTTCATTATGAATGATCAATCTAACTGGGATTTAGGTAACGGTTATGTTATCAATGGTATCTCCCCAATAAACGTAGGTATAACAGTCAATTACGTATACGTAGTGATGAACAACTTCTTAGGGAGTACGAAGTCGTCCTTCTCTTTGCAGAAGGTTAACCAGAACGTAGGGCTAATTGAAGGACTGTACTTCTACTATAACGTGAACCTAGGCGAGATCACGGTACCTTCTGGACAAAGCGTAGTAAATCAAATGAATTTTTGATGTAGACTAAGAGGCATTAGCCCAGCGTAAAAAAAGTCAAGATCCTATTTGAAAAATTATTTTTCCCATCTATCACTAGTTATTACTGGGGAAATTACCTTTATCTATGGTTATCAACGTTTTCCTCTTTGTTATAAAGTTTTAAGTAAATTTAGACTATATACTGTCTACCTTATAGGAATGTGCACAGATCTTTGGAAAACCCCTGCAATACGTATTACGTAAGACGCAATGATGGGTTTTTGATAAAGTTAGTCAGTGTCGTAACTGAGCTGTGAAGTCTCTTTTACCCTTGAAGCATGTTAAGTCCTTATTCTAAGCTGATACTCTATAGAGAGAGGATCCTTCGACCTATAATTTGCATTTTAATAGCGAAAGTACGAAGTAGGTCGGATTTCAGAAATAGCGGAGACTACGACGAACCGGAGTAGGGAACCCAACATCTGGATAAACTGGTTAGAGCCTTTCTCCAATCTAGTCTTAATTGTGTTAGTTGGAGCCTTTAATGATCTCAACGTGTGTGTCTAATAAATAACTTAGATAGACTTCATTACAGAACACCCTTGCAAACCTTGCTGGAGTCCACCCTAAAGTCCCCCCAAAGTCTTCCCTAATCCTATACCGTATGAACTCCTTCTTCCTTGTCGATAGAGAGAGCCAAACGTCTTCGTGTGAATTTATAAATATGGGGTCTAACACGTTCCCCCTCTCCGCGACCCACCTAGGGATAATAAAGAAACTACCTACATTGTAGAACGAGGCGACCTCCTCTCCTATGATCTTCTTTAGGGGGCCTCTTAGTGGCCCCATCTGTGACTCCATCATCGCTAAATACGGTGTGTTAAACCTCTTCCAAAACCTGGCATAAGCCTCCCCCTGCACAGTTATTATGGGGTTCCTCGTTATCTTCCCGAACTTCACTATCATCTCCGGGAAATACTCAGCTATCTTAAATAAGTACATCTTATAAGAGTGGTACTTCCCCCTATCAGCATAGACTAACTCTACGTCACTGCCCCCTAAAGTCGACAGTTCGTCCACCAATACCTTACTTTGGTCTACCTTATAGACGTCGTCATTAGACACCACTATCCATGAAGGGGAGAAGTTCTCTAAAGCATACCTTACCCCGGCGTTTACGCTCCTCGCATAATTGAAGAACTTTCCCCCTGATATTACAAATACTACCTTCAGGCCTTCAAAAACTGTTAGAACCCTCTTCTGGTACTCCTCATTTATGCTCGGGATAACCACTACTACTTCCCCGTCCCCCGTCTCACTCTCCTTAATCTTAATCTCAGCTGTAGGCCTTTCTCTCATCCAGCTTATCAGTCCTTCTCTGTTCTCAAACTGTTCGTAAAAGTCCAGCACTTCTCTCGGGTCGTTACTGTAGAACTTAGATTCATCTACCACTCCTTACCACGCTCCTCGTAAATAACCTATAGAACAGCGCGTAATATATGAACATCGAAAGTGAGTAAAGGAAGTCTTCCACGGGAATAGTAGTAACACTTACTCCTACCGTTGCACCTTTACCGTAAATTACGATAGGTAGTGAGGTCAGGAAATAGTCAAAGACCAGGAAAGGTGCGTAAGTTGTCAGGACGAATAACCAAAAAGATAAGGAATTAAGCATCTCAGGGTCAATAAAGGACGAGATGATAAAAGACGCGCCGAGGTATATCAACACCACAAAAGTATAACTGTGGCTAATGAACAATAAGCTGGACGCGAGTATTATACTGCCTAACGCGGTAAATACTTCCTTCTTGATGTGTAACTTAGCCTTTACTTTTACGTCATAGACCTCGTAGAACACGAGGGAGCTGAAGGGCACTACAAAAAAGAACTCCACCTCCTCTACGGGTAAGTCGATTACCCTAAAGGGCAAAACATATTCAGGGTTGAAGTTCCACGTACCTACCTTGACTGCGATAAAGTCCCATATAAGGAAGAGTAGTGCCGTAAGACCTATCGCAGGTAATATAGCCCTGTAATTCCTGAGCCTCCTCGTCCACGGTATAATCGTAAAGACTATACCGGGGAGGAGTATCATCAGGTCTATTTCCTGATAAGCAAGATGTTTGAGAAATATCTCCATACCGGTACACCGAGTGCGTTTTCTATAGCCCTCGCGATTATTTTGTTTTTCCTAGGCTTAACCTTGGTGGAGTAAACTACTAAGGGTGATTTATATATGACCTTAGCCGTCCACTTGTACATGTCATTGGCAGTCTTTATGGGGATTAGGTAACGGTAAGGAATGAACTTATACCCTTTCTCACCTTCTTTGACCCAGTCGAAATATAACTCTATCACGTACCTCATCATCCTTTCGAACTCCTCAGTGTGTCCAATAACTTCCTCCTCCTTCAGTGAGGACAGACCGAACTTTTCGAGGACCTCGGACGGGATGTACTGTCTATTTAAGCTCAGGTCTTCTTTCACGTCCCTGATGAAATTCACAAACTGCATGCTCCTCCCTAGCATTTTCGCATATGGTTCTGCCTCACTGTCCAAGCCCAGTATCCTGCTCATCATTAGGCCTATAACTTCAGCGGACCCATACATGTACTCTTCCAGCTCATTTAGTGTCGTGTACTTCTTTTTATAAATGTCCATTTCCATAGACCTCAGAAAACTGTCAGCCCAAGACTCATCAAACCGTTTTTCTTTCTCCAATTTAACGAAGTTATCAATTACGACGTCTTGGGATCCTCCCTTTTTCCTCGCCTTGTAGAACTCTTCAACGAATTCATAGAACTCCTCTACTTCTTGGGGTACGGAGTCCACATAGTTATCAGCGACCCTTACAAAAGCGTATAGTCTAGTTACGTCCCTCCTCACTTTAGGCGGGAAGAAGATACTACTGTTAAAATACGTAGTACTCCCCTTTTTGAATATCTCCAACAGTTTTGAGTCAACATAAAGGTGATCGTTTTCATTTTTCAAAATATTAAGCACCAGCTTAAACTCTGTTAAAGAAGTTAAGATTATTTGTAACAAGTATTAGAACACATTCTTATTTCCTATCTCTGGAAAGTATCAAATATGGATTTCCTAATTTACCTAGCAATAGCACTTATCACGTTCGTAGGAATGGAATTCGTAGCGAGGCTTATGCATAAATACTTGATGCACGGCTTACTTTGGAGTATACACAAAGACCACCATTACCCAACTTCTTCAAGTTTTCAGAAGAACGACCTATTCGGTTTACTGTTCGCTGGGATATCCGTCTACCTGATGTTGCTCTGGATAACTAGCGGGAACCTGATACCCTTGTCCGTAGCATTAGGGATGACCGGTTACGGTATAGCTTACTTTACTATCCACGACATGGTCATACACAACCGCCATTTAAGGCTGAGGAAAAAGGCCATGAGTAACCCGGTTCTGAGGACTTTAATAGAAGTCCATGACGTCCACCACAGGGAGGGAAAAGGCAACTGGGGGTTCTTATTGGTCATCCCGGGTATTGACAAAATCCCTAGGAAGGAAAGCACTACACACTAACGTCTCCTTGCCTTGCAACAGTGAGAGGTGTGAAAGCTAAATGAAAGCGGTCGTGATAGGGGGAGGTTTTTCAGGTCTGGCTACTGCCTCTCTTTTATCTAGGCAAGGAATTGAAGTGACTTTAGTGGAAAAGAATAACACTCTCGGAGGGAGGGCTAGGGTCTTAGAGGAAAAAGGGTATAAGTTCGATATGGGACCTTCTTGGTACTTAATGCCTGAAGTATTCGACTGCCTATTTTCTTCAATCGGAAAGAGACGGCCTTACGAGTTGGTCAAGCTCTCCCCTTCTTTTAAACTCACGATAGACTGGAAGAAGGACATAGTCATATACCCAGACATGAGTGATAATAAGGAGGAATTAAACAAGCTTGAGGAGAACGGTTTCGAGAAGATGGAAAGGTACTTAGAGTACACGCGATTTATGTACGAGACCGCAATGAAGAAGTTCTTATACCGCGAATACAGTGCACCGGGAGACCTCTTTACCAGGGAAGTAATGGGAGAGGCGGTGAAATTAGGCCTTTTCAGCAGTTTAGAGAGTTTTAATAAAAGGTTCTTTAAGTCGGAAGATATGTTAAAGCTCACGGGTTTCGCTTCGGTGTTCTTAGGAGGCTCCCCGGACGTCATACCCGGGCTTTATGCCTTAGTTAACTACCCGATATTCGGTCAAGGTGTGTTTTACCCCAAAGGGGGGTTCGGGAAAATTGTAGAGGGGTTGGTAGGTGACTATGACGTCAGGTTAGGAGAGGAAGTGGTAAAGGCTAAGGTAAAAGACCGCAAAGTCTACGCCCTCAAGACGAACAAGGGAGAAGTAGACGGTGACCTCTTCGTGTTTTCAGGCGATTATAGATGGTTAGACCAAAACGTCTTACCCGTAGGTTATTCTAACTACGACGAGGGGTACTGGGACACGAGGGTCTATGCTCCTTCTGCAGTTTTGGCATTTGTAGGTATAAGGGATAGTATAGACGAGCCCCACCACCACATAGTCATCAGGGGTGACTGGAAAAAACACTTCTCCGCTATTTTCAACAACTCCCCGTTACCTGAAGGACTTTCATATTACGTGAGTATAAGGAGTAAGAGCGAACAAGGCTTAGCCCCTGAGGGCGGTGATTCCCTATTCTTCCTCATACCCCTTCCCCCCGGGTTTAATGGGGACTCAGAGTCTATAGCTAAAAAGGTCGTTTTTGAATACTTAGAGAAACACGGGATAAGAGAAGTAGACTATATCAGGTTTTTCACCCCGCGTGAGTTCAGGCTCGACTATAACGCGACCTTAGGGACAGCGTTTGGGTTAGCCCATACCTTGTCGCAGACGGCACTGTTCAGGCCTTCAATGAGGAACAGGAGGCTGTCTAACCTATTATATACGGGCCAGTATACCCACCCCGGTATCGGTGTACCTATGGTAATTATATCTGCTCAGGTCGCCACTCAAATTGTAGTTAGCCAACTCAAAGAGTGAAGGATTAAGTGATCTTTTTTCCCAACAACTGCGCTTGTCTTTTATTTATGTTATAAAAACTTTCGAAATATCATTTCCATTAGAAGTAGGCACCCAGGTGATGACGGAACTTATAATTAAGGGTAAGTTTACAGGGTGGGTCAAAAACATTTTTGTAGTAAGTGGAATTAAACGTACATGTGAGATCAAGTTATTATAGAGCAAGTGAAAAAGAGGCTCTCTGGTCACATTATTACTACTAATCATTGTTTTTTAAAATTCTATATCTTTAAACTCATTCTTAACAAATGTTATAAATTTGTTATATGAGCTTGGTCAGGCCTTAAAGGCTAAGGTGATTAGTTTATAAATGACCGCACCTTCTGACTATGACCCCTCCACAAAGTTAAGGACGTTATGTACT belongs to Stygiolobus caldivivus and includes:
- a CDS encoding lycopene cyclase domain-containing protein yields the protein MEIFLKHLAYQEIDLMILLPGIVFTIIPWTRRLRNYRAILPAIGLTALLFLIWDFIAVKVGTWNFNPEYVLPFRVIDLPVEEVEFFFVVPFSSLVFYEVYDVKVKAKLHIKKEVFTALGSIILASSLLFISHSYTFVVLIYLGASFIISSFIDPEMLNSLSFWLFVLTTYAPFLVFDYFLTSLPIVIYGKGATVGVSVTTIPVEDFLYSLSMFIYYALFYRLFTRSVVRSGR
- a CDS encoding phytoene/squalene synthase family protein, giving the protein MKNENDHLYVDSKLLEIFKKGSTTYFNSSIFFPPKVRRDVTRLYAFVRVADNYVDSVPQEVEEFYEFVEEFYKARKKGGSQDVVIDNFVKLEKEKRFDESWADSFLRSMEMDIYKKKYTTLNELEEYMYGSAEVIGLMMSRILGLDSEAEPYAKMLGRSMQFVNFIRDVKEDLSLNRQYIPSEVLEKFGLSSLKEEEVIGHTEEFERMMRYVIELYFDWVKEGEKGYKFIPYRYLIPIKTANDMYKWTAKVIYKSPLVVYSTKVKPRKNKIIARAIENALGVPVWRYFSNILLIRK
- a CDS encoding sterol desaturase family protein; the protein is MDFLIYLAIALITFVGMEFVARLMHKYLMHGLLWSIHKDHHYPTSSSFQKNDLFGLLFAGISVYLMLLWITSGNLIPLSVALGMTGYGIAYFTIHDMVIHNRHLRLRKKAMSNPVLRTLIEVHDVHHREGKGNWGFLLVIPGIDKIPRKESTTH
- a CDS encoding phytoene desaturase family protein, whose protein sequence is MKAVVIGGGFSGLATASLLSRQGIEVTLVEKNNTLGGRARVLEEKGYKFDMGPSWYLMPEVFDCLFSSIGKRRPYELVKLSPSFKLTIDWKKDIVIYPDMSDNKEELNKLEENGFEKMERYLEYTRFMYETAMKKFLYREYSAPGDLFTREVMGEAVKLGLFSSLESFNKRFFKSEDMLKLTGFASVFLGGSPDVIPGLYALVNYPIFGQGVFYPKGGFGKIVEGLVGDYDVRLGEEVVKAKVKDRKVYALKTNKGEVDGDLFVFSGDYRWLDQNVLPVGYSNYDEGYWDTRVYAPSAVLAFVGIRDSIDEPHHHIVIRGDWKKHFSAIFNNSPLPEGLSYYVSIRSKSEQGLAPEGGDSLFFLIPLPPGFNGDSESIAKKVVFEYLEKHGIREVDYIRFFTPREFRLDYNATLGTAFGLAHTLSQTALFRPSMRNRRLSNLLYTGQYTHPGIGVPMVIISAQVATQIVVSQLKE